One region of Cytobacillus sp. FSL H8-0458 genomic DNA includes:
- a CDS encoding phospholipase D-like domain-containing protein, which produces LHAGEYRHQLAAYKGAFLEESFSSLIRNAKKSITIGTPYFIPGKRLFKDLLHALERGVMVKILVPCVTDHILVKEASYLYLRTLIKEGAYVYEYKKGFYHAKAIIIDDEICDIGTANFDKRSLFLNYEINCFIYDKEFIKQIQAVVDKDILNAKRLTLKELNRLDPLRTFKEMLARSVASFL; this is translated from the coding sequence CTTCATGCCGGTGAATACCGCCATCAGCTTGCGGCTTATAAAGGTGCTTTTCTGGAAGAAAGCTTCTCATCGTTAATACGGAATGCGAAAAAGAGCATTACGATTGGGACCCCATATTTTATACCGGGTAAAAGACTTTTTAAGGATCTGCTACATGCTTTGGAACGCGGCGTCATGGTCAAGATCCTCGTCCCATGCGTGACAGATCATATTCTTGTAAAAGAAGCCTCTTATCTTTATCTGAGAACCTTGATTAAAGAAGGCGCTTATGTGTATGAGTACAAAAAGGGCTTTTATCATGCTAAGGCTATTATAATCGATGATGAGATCTGTGATATCGGAACAGCCAATTTCGATAAGCGGAGCCTGTTCTTAAATTATGAAATCAACTGCTTTATTTATGACAAAGAGTTCATTAAACAGATTCAGGCTGTTGTAGACAAAGACATACTAAATGCAAAGAGATTGACCCTAAAAGAACTAAACCGGCTGGATCCTTTACGGACATTCAAAGAGATGCTTGCCCGGTCTGTGGCAAGTTTTCTGTAA
- the uvsE gene encoding UV DNA damage repair endonuclease UvsE, producing the protein MKIRLGYVSHAISLWEASPARTLTFTRYQQLPEEERLDKLKAVTAVNLQNTLRMLYFNIAHEIQLYRLSSSIVPLATHPEVLWDFVTPFKDKWLEIGDLIKKHGLRVSFHPNQFTLFTSPREDVTRNAVKDMEYHYRMFEAMGVEKKSVINIHIGGAYGDKLATIDRFHENLKMLPSHIKEQMTLENDDKTYNADETLLACQKENIPLVFDYHHHMANLSTRPLEEILPEIFQTWDKTGLKPKIHISSPKSEKAFRSHADYVDLDFIRPLLDVLKTFNRDIDFMIEAKAKDKAALKLTEDISSIRGVKRIGGAEVEWK; encoded by the coding sequence TTGAAAATCAGACTGGGGTATGTTTCCCATGCCATCAGCTTGTGGGAGGCATCTCCTGCCAGGACATTAACGTTTACTCGCTATCAGCAGCTGCCTGAGGAGGAAAGGCTGGACAAGCTGAAGGCTGTCACAGCGGTGAATCTGCAAAATACGTTAAGAATGCTTTATTTTAATATCGCCCATGAAATTCAGCTGTATCGGCTCTCAAGCTCCATCGTCCCTCTGGCCACACATCCGGAGGTTTTATGGGATTTTGTCACACCCTTTAAGGATAAGTGGCTTGAGATTGGCGATTTGATAAAAAAACATGGTCTCCGCGTGAGTTTTCACCCCAATCAATTCACCCTGTTCACTTCTCCGCGCGAGGATGTGACCCGGAATGCTGTTAAAGATATGGAATACCATTACCGGATGTTTGAGGCCATGGGTGTTGAAAAGAAAAGCGTCATCAATATCCATATTGGCGGGGCTTACGGGGACAAGCTTGCGACCATTGACCGGTTCCATGAAAATCTGAAGATGCTTCCGTCACATATTAAAGAGCAAATGACCCTTGAGAATGATGATAAAACCTATAACGCGGATGAAACTCTCCTGGCCTGCCAGAAGGAAAACATCCCTCTTGTATTCGACTATCATCACCATATGGCAAACCTCAGCACCCGCCCGCTCGAAGAAATTCTCCCGGAGATTTTTCAGACATGGGATAAAACAGGACTCAAACCGAAAATTCATATTTCCTCGCCCAAATCGGAAAAAGCCTTTCGGTCCCATGCCGACTATGTTGACCTGGACTTTATCAGGCCTCTTCTCGATGTACTGAAAACCTTTAACCGGGATATTGATTTTATGATCGAGGCGAAAGCCAAGGACAAGGCTGCACTTAAGCTGACAGAGGACATCAGCAGCATCCGCGGGGTGAAAAGGATCGGCGGAGCGGAAGTAGAGTGGAAATAA
- a CDS encoding cysteine dioxygenase, whose protein sequence is MKERFQSILDSLKSPSADELRKALASLNIKLEELVPHLQPAAGKPYYRKLLYQNDEVELLVMNWSDIECAPHDHGNSKGWIQVMNGDSENTVFEVREDVPIELFAEVKSQGSFFFAPKKGVHKMKSAGRESLVTLHLYSPPITGMKVYDLKKCSACVVSADCGAWWPEEQRQKVREIQLK, encoded by the coding sequence ATGAAGGAACGGTTTCAAAGCATTTTGGATTCATTAAAATCACCTTCAGCAGATGAACTTAGAAAGGCATTGGCATCACTGAATATCAAGCTAGAGGAACTGGTTCCACACCTGCAGCCGGCAGCTGGAAAACCTTATTACCGCAAGCTTCTCTATCAAAATGATGAAGTGGAGCTGCTCGTCATGAACTGGTCGGATATTGAATGCGCCCCGCATGATCATGGAAACTCAAAGGGATGGATTCAAGTGATGAATGGAGATTCGGAAAACACTGTTTTTGAAGTGAGGGAAGACGTCCCAATTGAGCTTTTTGCAGAGGTTAAGTCCCAAGGCTCCTTCTTTTTTGCGCCCAAAAAAGGTGTGCACAAAATGAAGAGCGCAGGCAGGGAAAGCCTTGTCACACTGCACCTTTATTCGCCTCCGATTACGGGTATGAAGGTGTACGATCTGAAAAAATGTTCAGCCTGTGTAGTCTCCGCAGACTGCGGAGCCTGGTGGCCGGAGGAGCAGAGACAGAAGGTGAGAGAAATTCAATTAAAATAA
- a CDS encoding DMT family transporter, protein MKPQMAASLYATISISFWGVSFVSTKAVLDKLDPYTLIMLRFAIGAAFLLLVLLLKRYPLQIPLKYIPHLIVLGVLGVFIHQVIQVTALETIDASSAGWIISFSPVFTVLLSMIFLHEKLTFLKTLGIITAISGVLMVTGARSGHTLGFALNIGYFLMILSTLNWAVYSILVKKLHIKLPSLVVTFYMSLLGCMLTIPFLLRDRGWEKFHLLSGSEWAHILFLGIFVSGIGYWYWSKALEVLEASKVSMFIYMEPLFTLIAAILLLREKIFFISIMGGIIIIIGVIMVNGQLKYISWRKR, encoded by the coding sequence ATGAAGCCACAAATGGCAGCCTCACTTTACGCAACCATTTCAATCAGTTTTTGGGGAGTCTCTTTTGTCTCCACCAAAGCTGTTTTGGATAAGCTTGACCCTTATACGTTAATCATGCTCAGGTTTGCTATCGGAGCCGCTTTTCTGCTCCTTGTGCTTCTCTTGAAAAGGTATCCGCTCCAGATTCCGCTTAAATATATTCCCCATTTAATTGTTCTCGGTGTACTTGGCGTTTTCATCCATCAGGTCATCCAGGTCACAGCCTTAGAAACGATAGACGCCTCCTCTGCAGGTTGGATTATTTCTTTTTCACCTGTTTTTACCGTGCTTCTCTCCATGATCTTTCTTCATGAAAAATTGACATTCCTTAAGACACTGGGCATTATAACTGCAATTTCCGGCGTGCTCATGGTAACGGGAGCGAGGAGCGGCCATACACTGGGATTTGCTTTAAATATAGGATATTTCCTCATGATCCTAAGCACATTGAATTGGGCTGTGTATTCCATCCTGGTAAAAAAACTGCACATTAAGCTGCCTTCCCTTGTGGTCACTTTTTATATGAGCCTGCTTGGATGCATGCTGACGATTCCCTTTTTATTGAGAGACAGGGGATGGGAGAAATTCCATCTATTATCTGGGTCTGAATGGGCCCATATATTGTTTCTGGGCATATTTGTTTCGGGGATCGGCTATTGGTACTGGTCCAAGGCGCTCGAGGTTTTGGAAGCCTCCAAGGTATCCATGTTTATCTATATGGAGCCGCTATTTACCCTTATAGCGGCCATTCTTCTGCTTCGGGAAAAAATTTTCTTCATAAGCATCATGGGCGGAATCATAATTATTATAGGAGTGATCATGGTGAATGGTCAGCTGAAATATATTTCATGGAGGAAACGATAA
- a CDS encoding XapX domain-containing protein codes for MRIVLLSILTGFVVGFVFAFMKLPIPAPPALPGIMGIVGIYLGFKAYEVILPWLQGILR; via the coding sequence ATGAGAATTGTTCTTTTATCCATTCTTACAGGATTCGTAGTCGGTTTTGTCTTTGCTTTCATGAAGCTTCCGATTCCCGCTCCGCCCGCACTTCCCGGTATTATGGGAATTGTCGGCATTTACCTCGGGTTTAAAGCATATGAAGTGATTCTGCCCTGGCTGCAGGGGATATTGAGATAG
- the argS gene encoding arginine--tRNA ligase: protein MNIVEQVQGKLKQEIKDAVVKAGLAAEEQIPDVILEIPKEKSHGDYSTNMAMQLARVAKKAPRMIAEELIASFDSTKASIEKIEIAGPGFINFYMNNAYLTDLIPAVLEAGDQYGETTVGNNQKIQVEFVSANPTGDLHLGHARGAAVGDSLCNILDKAGYDVSREYYINDAGNQINNLALSVEARYFQALGLEKEMPADGYHGEDIIGIGKKLAEEHGDKYVNADENERFDFFREYGLKYEMAKLKQDLEDFRVPFDVWYSETSLYHNGKIDTALQALKDNGHIYEEEGATWFRSTTFGDDKDRVLIKNDGSYTYLTPDIAYHKDKLERGFEKLINIWGADHHGYIPRMKAAIQALGYDRDALEVEIIQLVHLYKNGEKMKMSKRTGKAVTMRDLVEEVGLDATRYFFAMRSADTHLDFDLDLAVSQSNENPVYYAQYAHARISSILRQGEEQGMSAEAADYSLISAEKEIDVLKKIGEFPQAVGEAAQKRMPHRITNYIYELASSFHSFYNAEKVLDAENPERTKARLALIKAVQTTLKNSLKLIGVSAPEKM, encoded by the coding sequence ATGAACATAGTTGAACAGGTGCAAGGCAAATTAAAGCAGGAAATTAAGGATGCGGTTGTGAAAGCCGGTTTGGCAGCGGAAGAGCAGATTCCCGATGTGATTCTTGAAATCCCGAAGGAAAAGTCGCATGGCGATTATTCCACGAATATGGCGATGCAGCTGGCGCGAGTGGCAAAAAAGGCGCCAAGAATGATTGCAGAAGAGCTTATTGCTTCTTTTGACAGCACAAAGGCTTCCATTGAAAAAATTGAAATCGCCGGCCCTGGCTTTATCAATTTTTACATGAATAACGCTTATTTGACTGATCTGATTCCGGCCGTTCTGGAAGCAGGAGATCAGTACGGAGAAACAACAGTTGGCAACAATCAGAAGATCCAGGTGGAGTTTGTGTCCGCTAACCCGACAGGGGACCTGCATCTTGGACATGCCCGCGGCGCAGCTGTCGGCGACTCCCTATGCAATATTTTAGACAAAGCTGGCTACGATGTGTCCCGTGAGTACTATATTAATGATGCCGGAAACCAGATCAACAATCTGGCTCTATCAGTTGAAGCCCGTTATTTCCAGGCTCTTGGCTTAGAAAAAGAAATGCCTGCTGACGGCTATCATGGCGAAGACATCATCGGCATCGGCAAAAAGCTCGCTGAAGAGCACGGCGATAAATATGTAAATGCGGATGAAAATGAGCGTTTTGACTTTTTCCGTGAATACGGCCTGAAATATGAAATGGCGAAGCTGAAGCAGGACCTGGAAGACTTCCGCGTTCCATTCGATGTATGGTATTCGGAAACATCCCTTTACCATAACGGCAAAATCGACACAGCCCTTCAGGCATTAAAGGATAACGGCCACATTTACGAGGAAGAGGGCGCAACATGGTTTCGCTCCACCACTTTCGGTGATGACAAGGACCGTGTGCTTATTAAAAATGACGGCTCTTACACGTATCTGACTCCAGATATCGCTTACCATAAAGACAAGCTTGAAAGAGGCTTTGAAAAGCTGATCAACATTTGGGGTGCTGACCATCATGGCTACATTCCGCGCATGAAGGCGGCCATCCAGGCGCTTGGCTATGACCGTGATGCGCTTGAAGTCGAGATCATCCAGCTTGTACACCTGTACAAAAACGGCGAAAAAATGAAGATGAGCAAACGTACCGGCAAAGCGGTAACGATGCGTGACCTTGTGGAAGAAGTAGGGCTGGATGCAACACGCTATTTCTTTGCGATGAGAAGCGCAGATACACATCTTGACTTTGACCTTGACCTGGCTGTATCCCAATCCAATGAAAACCCTGTTTACTATGCACAGTACGCACACGCGCGTATTTCCAGCATCCTGCGCCAGGGTGAAGAACAGGGCATGTCTGCTGAAGCGGCAGATTACTCCCTGATTTCTGCGGAAAAGGAAATCGACGTTCTGAAGAAAATCGGCGAATTCCCGCAGGCTGTCGGCGAAGCAGCGCAAAAGCGCATGCCGCACAGAATTACGAACTATATTTATGAACTGGCTTCATCTTTCCACAGCTTCTATAATGCTGAAAAAGTATTGGATGCGGAAAACCCGGAAAGAACGAAAGCTCGTCTGGCACTGATCAAAGCGGTTCAGACTACTTTGAAGAACTCACTGAAATTAATCGGCGTATCTGCTCCGGAAAAAATGTAA
- a CDS encoding DUF1934 domain-containing protein, whose translation MSSRSAEQMPVKINVKTDIRSGGSKETFELTAFGRYYIKDSARFLQYDEVMEEGTVKTIIKMSDADGLILRTGAVKMRLPFKMNKKLRGSYETPYGVFEMGTVTKRMAHQYDGESGEGSIDILYDLKMQGSQAGTYHLAITFEEENNEHS comes from the coding sequence TTGTCCAGTCGCTCAGCGGAACAAATGCCTGTGAAGATTAATGTGAAGACAGATATTCGCAGTGGAGGCAGCAAAGAGACTTTTGAATTGACTGCTTTTGGCCGATACTATATAAAAGATTCCGCCCGTTTCCTTCAGTATGATGAAGTGATGGAAGAGGGAACCGTTAAGACGATTATAAAAATGTCCGATGCAGACGGGCTGATTTTACGAACCGGCGCCGTGAAAATGAGGCTCCCTTTCAAAATGAATAAAAAGCTCCGCGGAAGCTACGAGACGCCGTACGGAGTGTTTGAGATGGGTACGGTGACCAAGCGGATGGCCCATCAATATGATGGCGAATCCGGCGAAGGTTCGATTGATATTTTATACGACCTGAAAATGCAGGGATCCCAGGCAGGTACATACCATTTGGCAATTACGTTTGAGGAGGAGAACAATGAACATAGTTGA
- the speB gene encoding agmatinase, producing MRFDEAYSGNVFIKSHPSYEESEAVIYGMPMDWTVSYRPGSRFGPARIREVSIGLEEYSPYLDRELEEVKYYDAGDIPLPFGNPQKSIDMIEEFIDQLLAEEKFPLGMGGEHLVSWPVIKAMYKKYPDLAIIHMDAHTDLRVDYEGEPLSHSTPIRKAADLIGPGNVYSFGIRSGMKEEFQWAKEVGMHISKFEVHKPLKEILPKLAGRPVYVTIDIDVLDPAHAPGTGTVDAGGITSRELLASIHEIAHSDVNVVGADLVEVAPIYDPSEQTANTASKLIREMILGWVNKK from the coding sequence GTGCGTTTTGATGAAGCCTATTCAGGCAATGTGTTTATTAAAAGCCATCCTAGTTATGAGGAAAGTGAAGCAGTCATTTATGGCATGCCGATGGACTGGACGGTCAGCTATCGTCCGGGCTCCCGTTTCGGCCCTGCCCGCATCCGCGAGGTGTCCATCGGGCTTGAAGAGTACAGCCCGTACCTTGACCGCGAGCTGGAAGAGGTTAAATATTATGATGCCGGCGATATTCCGCTGCCATTCGGAAATCCGCAGAAAAGCATCGATATGATTGAAGAGTTTATCGATCAGCTTCTGGCTGAGGAAAAATTTCCGCTTGGCATGGGAGGAGAGCATCTGGTTTCCTGGCCTGTCATCAAAGCGATGTACAAAAAATATCCGGATCTGGCGATTATCCACATGGATGCCCATACAGATCTTCGTGTGGATTATGAAGGGGAGCCATTATCCCACTCAACACCAATCCGCAAAGCAGCTGACCTGATTGGGCCAGGCAATGTCTATTCTTTTGGCATCCGTTCCGGCATGAAAGAAGAATTCCAGTGGGCGAAGGAAGTCGGCATGCACATCTCCAAATTCGAAGTGCACAAGCCGCTGAAGGAGATTCTTCCTAAGCTTGCCGGACGTCCGGTCTATGTAACGATTGATATTGATGTTTTAGACCCAGCCCATGCGCCGGGAACAGGCACAGTGGACGCAGGCGGCATCACTTCAAGAGAGCTTCTTGCTTCTATTCATGAAATTGCCCATTCAGATGTAAACGTTGTGGGAGCTGACCTTGTCGAGGTGGCGCCAATCTATGACCCATCTGAACAAACAGCCAATACAGCGAGCAAACTGATCCGGGAAATGATTCTTGGATGGGTGAATAAAAAATAA
- the speE gene encoding spermidine synthase, protein MGLWFTEKQTENFGITMKVKRTLHTEQTEFQKLDMVETEEWGNMLLLDDMVMTSIKDEFVYHEMVAHIPLFTHPNPENVLVVGGGDGGVIREVLKHPSVKKATLVDIDGKVIEYSKKFLPEIAGKLDDPRVDVQVGDGFMHIAESENEYDVIMVDSTEPVGPAVNLFTKGFYAGISKALKEDGIFVAQSDNPWFKADLIRNVQRDVKEIFPITRLYTANIPTYPSGMWAFTIGSKKYDPLEVSEDRFHEIETKYYTKELHKAAFVLPKFVADLVK, encoded by the coding sequence ATGGGACTTTGGTTTACAGAGAAACAAACAGAGAACTTTGGCATTACGATGAAGGTGAAGCGTACTTTACATACAGAACAGACAGAATTCCAGAAGCTTGATATGGTGGAAACAGAAGAGTGGGGCAATATGCTGCTTCTTGATGACATGGTTATGACTTCAATCAAGGATGAATTTGTGTACCATGAAATGGTTGCGCACATTCCTTTGTTCACACATCCAAACCCTGAAAACGTACTTGTAGTAGGCGGCGGGGACGGAGGCGTTATCCGTGAAGTCCTTAAGCACCCAAGCGTGAAAAAGGCGACTCTTGTAGATATCGACGGAAAGGTAATTGAGTACTCAAAGAAATTCCTTCCTGAGATTGCAGGCAAGCTTGATGACCCGCGCGTAGATGTACAGGTGGGCGATGGCTTCATGCACATTGCTGAAAGCGAAAATGAGTATGATGTAATCATGGTAGACTCAACCGAGCCGGTAGGACCTGCGGTAAATCTATTCACAAAAGGCTTCTATGCTGGAATCTCTAAAGCTCTAAAAGAAGACGGCATCTTCGTGGCCCAGTCTGACAACCCTTGGTTCAAAGCGGACCTTATCCGCAACGTGCAGCGCGATGTGAAAGAAATTTTCCCGATCACCCGTCTTTACACTGCCAACATTCCTACGTACCCAAGCGGTATGTGGGCGTTCACTATCGGCTCTAAAAAATACGATCCATTAGAAGTAAGCGAAGACCGCTTCCATGAGATCGAAACAAAATACTATACAAAAGAACTGCATAAAGCGGCATTTGTATTGCCTAAATTTGTTGCAGACTTAGTGAAATAA
- a CDS encoding transglycosylase domain-containing protein, producing MELMTDQRFRKTMKYLRAILIISLIGMALAAVMIGGILAYAKILGPPPLAVPQSTLFFSEDGTVIGESHNGQKRYWAPLDDISPHLVDATVSIEDKNFFEHKGFDYKRIAGAALADLKAMAKVQGASTISQQYARNLFLEHEKTWKRKLLEAFYTIRLEMNYTKKEILEGYLNTIYYGNGAYGAQAASQFYFGKDAKELTLAESSILSGIPKGPGIYSPFASAEKAEQRQRVILQTMVKNGMVSQKEADLAAAEELELVGEHMHPRAKTAPYFQDAVRNALKTQLHLDDRTIELGGLKVYTTLDLKEQEIAEETVDKMISKDSEIQVGVVAMNPKNGYVNAMVGGRDYEESPFNRAVQAVRQPGSTIKPLLYYAALEQGFTPSTPIRSEQTTFRFEDGTPDYTPHNFNSKYADDDITMAQALALSDNVYAVKTHLFLGEETLVHTAKKFGITSKMAKVPSLALGTSGMRVIELANAYSMFANGGKKVSPVLIKRVENHKGEVIYEQEPFQMKVLKPELAFVMTHMMTGIFDRKLNGYAQVTGSTVINDMTRPYAGKSGSTETDSWMAGFTPQLVTAVWTGYDKGQVITKTVEKTYAKNIWIRFMEEAHKGKPAKEFKAPKDTVGVYIDPANGKIAGENCPVKRLTYFAEGTEPAEYCTDHLNHKEEKKSEQPEKKPETPWYKKLFQW from the coding sequence TTGGAGTTAATGACCGATCAGCGTTTCAGAAAAACAATGAAATATTTGCGTGCGATTCTCATTATCAGCTTAATAGGAATGGCTTTAGCCGCTGTGATGATTGGAGGCATATTGGCATATGCTAAAATCCTGGGACCGCCGCCGCTCGCTGTTCCGCAGTCGACTTTATTTTTCTCTGAAGATGGCACGGTGATCGGAGAAAGCCACAACGGGCAAAAGCGCTACTGGGCACCTCTTGATGATATCAGCCCGCATTTGGTTGATGCGACGGTTTCGATTGAGGATAAGAATTTTTTCGAGCACAAGGGCTTTGATTACAAAAGAATTGCCGGTGCCGCTCTCGCTGACCTCAAAGCAATGGCTAAGGTTCAGGGCGCCAGCACCATCAGCCAGCAGTATGCCCGCAACCTGTTTCTCGAACACGAAAAAACCTGGAAGCGGAAACTCCTTGAAGCTTTTTATACCATAAGGCTTGAGATGAATTATACGAAAAAGGAAATCCTTGAAGGCTATTTAAATACGATTTACTACGGCAATGGAGCTTATGGGGCACAGGCAGCAAGCCAGTTTTATTTTGGGAAGGATGCCAAAGAGCTTACATTGGCTGAGTCTTCCATTTTATCCGGAATTCCCAAAGGGCCAGGCATTTATTCGCCATTTGCATCAGCGGAAAAAGCAGAACAGCGGCAGAGGGTGATTCTGCAGACGATGGTGAAAAACGGAATGGTCAGCCAAAAGGAGGCGGATCTTGCTGCGGCAGAGGAGCTTGAACTGGTTGGGGAGCACATGCACCCGAGAGCGAAAACGGCCCCCTATTTCCAGGATGCAGTCCGCAATGCTCTTAAAACGCAGCTGCACCTGGATGACCGGACCATTGAATTGGGCGGATTGAAGGTTTATACCACATTGGATCTGAAGGAGCAGGAAATCGCGGAAGAAACAGTAGATAAGATGATTTCAAAAGACTCGGAGATTCAGGTCGGGGTTGTGGCCATGAATCCGAAAAACGGCTATGTCAATGCGATGGTCGGCGGCCGGGATTATGAGGAGAGTCCCTTCAACCGGGCAGTCCAGGCAGTCAGGCAGCCGGGATCGACGATCAAGCCGCTGCTCTATTATGCGGCATTGGAGCAGGGATTCACCCCTTCCACTCCAATCCGAAGCGAGCAGACGACATTCCGCTTTGAAGACGGCACTCCTGACTATACACCGCATAACTTCAACAGCAAATATGCGGATGATGATATCACAATGGCCCAGGCCCTGGCTTTATCTGACAATGTTTATGCAGTGAAGACCCATTTATTTTTAGGAGAAGAGACGCTTGTCCATACAGCCAAGAAATTTGGCATTACCTCTAAAATGGCGAAGGTTCCGTCCCTTGCACTCGGCACATCCGGCATGAGAGTCATTGAGCTTGCAAACGCCTACAGCATGTTTGCCAACGGCGGGAAAAAGGTATCACCAGTGCTGATTAAGCGCGTGGAAAATCATAAAGGCGAAGTCATCTATGAACAGGAGCCGTTCCAGATGAAGGTTCTGAAGCCGGAGCTGGCTTTCGTTATGACCCATATGATGACGGGAATCTTTGACCGGAAGCTGAACGGCTATGCCCAGGTAACCGGCAGCACCGTTATCAATGATATGACCCGCCCGTACGCAGGCAAGTCGGGCTCAACCGAAACGGACAGCTGGATGGCCGGCTTTACACCGCAGCTGGTTACCGCAGTATGGACCGGGTATGACAAAGGCCAGGTTATTACAAAAACCGTTGAAAAAACGTATGCCAAAAACATTTGGATCCGGTTCATGGAAGAAGCCCATAAAGGGAAGCCGGCCAAGGAATTCAAAGCACCCAAAGATACAGTCGGTGTCTACATTGACCCGGCCAACGGGAAAATTGCCGGGGAAAACTGCCCGGTCAAGCGCCTAACCTACTTCGCAGAAGGCACAGAGCCAGCGGAATACTGTACAGACCACCTGAACCACAAAGAAGAGAAAAAATCAGAACAGCCTGAAAAGAAGCCGGAGACACCTTGGTATAAGAAACTGTTCCAGTGGTGA
- a CDS encoding YwhD family protein: MEEKKKKKVDFNIIKSDPTDGHGGFGVGTLSLDNVTPVIIDVDAGEASIEVGAMHARSPVEKGIKFLKSKEEVPNGKPYWLIWITIDRKEGGAYYAGVTACEMTVDREIRRGYKSLPEHVNRMDKSIKRHIIVDHMDEKSKKVLADFLKNHDAGMWERSAEQLKTDLQAI; this comes from the coding sequence ATGGAAGAAAAAAAGAAAAAGAAAGTCGATTTTAATATTATCAAGAGCGACCCGACTGATGGTCATGGCGGATTCGGAGTCGGGACCCTGAGCCTCGATAATGTGACACCGGTTATCATTGATGTGGATGCCGGGGAGGCATCTATTGAAGTGGGTGCCATGCATGCGCGCAGTCCAGTGGAAAAAGGCATCAAGTTTTTGAAAAGCAAAGAGGAAGTGCCAAACGGAAAACCGTACTGGCTGATTTGGATCACCATTGACCGCAAAGAGGGAGGCGCCTACTATGCAGGTGTTACCGCATGTGAAATGACGGTGGACAGGGAAATCCGCCGGGGCTACAAATCACTGCCTGAGCATGTGAACCGCATGGATAAATCGATTAAAAGACATATCATTGTGGATCATATGGACGAGAAATCCAAAAAAGTGCTGGCCGATTTCCTGAAAAACCATGACGCAGGCATGTGGGAAAGATCGGCGGAACAGCTAAAAACAGATTTACAAGCCATTTAG
- a CDS encoding site-2 protease family protein → MEQFLAFSLREIPYVAVTLMIAFTVHEFAHAFMAYKFGDPTAKNQGRLTLNPMQHLDPIGTILIFIAGFGWARPVPVNRFFFKNPKLAGISVSIAGPISNLVMAVLGFFIWYALAGTGLAASFPAFVAEFLNIFIQLNLVLFVFNLLPFPPLDGYRIIEDLAPAHIRPKMTQFEAYGSVIFLILVITPLDQYTIQPIFNNVLPVLASGLNDFFYELFMT, encoded by the coding sequence TTGGAACAATTTTTGGCGTTTTCTCTCAGGGAGATTCCCTATGTGGCGGTAACATTGATGATTGCCTTTACGGTTCATGAATTTGCCCACGCTTTTATGGCTTATAAGTTTGGAGATCCCACTGCAAAAAATCAGGGAAGATTAACGTTAAATCCCATGCAGCATCTGGATCCGATTGGGACGATCCTGATTTTTATTGCCGGTTTTGGATGGGCCAGGCCTGTTCCGGTCAACCGCTTCTTTTTCAAAAACCCGAAGCTTGCCGGGATCTCTGTCTCCATTGCGGGACCGATATCCAATCTGGTGATGGCTGTTCTGGGCTTTTTCATCTGGTATGCCCTTGCCGGAACCGGTCTCGCAGCTTCGTTTCCAGCGTTTGTGGCAGAATTTCTAAATATCTTTATTCAGCTGAATTTAGTGCTGTTTGTATTCAACCTGCTGCCGTTTCCGCCGCTCGATGGCTATAGAATTATTGAGGATTTGGCACCGGCCCATATTCGTCCGAAAATGACCCAGTTTGAGGCATATGGGTCCGTTATTTTCCTGATTCTTGTCATTACCCCGCTGGATCAATACACCATCCAGCCGATTTTTAACAACGTATTGCCGGTCCTGGCGAGCGGCCTAAATGATTTTTTCTATGAATTATTTATGACATAA
- a CDS encoding 2-hydroxymuconate tautomerase encodes MPYVTVKMLEGRTEEQKKALAEKVTAAVSETTGAPEDKIVVFIEEMSKNHYAVGGKRLSDQ; translated from the coding sequence ATGCCATATGTAACTGTAAAAATGCTTGAAGGCCGCACAGAAGAACAGAAAAAAGCGCTCGCTGAAAAAGTAACAGCGGCAGTCAGCGAAACAACTGGAGCACCTGAAGACAAAATCGTCGTATTTATCGAAGAAATGTCCAAAAATCACTATGCTGTCGGCGGAAAACGCTTAAGCGACCAGTAG